The following coding sequences lie in one Psychrobacter arenosus genomic window:
- a CDS encoding aminotransferase class IV, whose amino-acid sequence MSQPMAKQDLSAQVLAITAQATGQSQWYRVSLSGDPAESVAITAAVLKLTNRGFAYGDGFFTTMRVANGHIDWQAQHLARIHHHAQALSLAIDADILNQLESQIIQQAQRLDDGILKVIITRSAQSIRGYGFADSSAGQACEGWLQAIPTSAAATSETSATLALPNGTAVALHAPIKAVCLQAQIACLPPSLAGLKTLNRLDNVLASAELQRIKSAALINPPIEGLVKDMGGDWVEGTMSNVFYRLKDSQHPHKGHWYTPPLTRSGVTGVMRSVIIDGFAGYEKPVIERYLTDKDLPHITQMFFCNAVRGVMPVAQLALDAQMALGLLPVDSASLNSVIT is encoded by the coding sequence ATGAGTCAGCCCATGGCTAAGCAAGATTTGTCGGCTCAAGTGTTGGCTATAACAGCGCAGGCGACGGGGCAAAGCCAATGGTATCGGGTGTCTTTATCTGGCGATCCAGCTGAATCTGTAGCCATAACTGCTGCTGTTCTAAAGTTAACAAATCGCGGGTTTGCTTATGGCGATGGTTTCTTTACCACCATGCGGGTAGCGAACGGTCACATTGATTGGCAGGCGCAGCACCTTGCACGTATTCATCACCATGCGCAGGCTTTATCGTTGGCTATCGATGCCGACATCCTAAATCAGCTAGAGTCGCAGATTATCCAACAAGCGCAGAGACTTGATGACGGTATCCTCAAAGTCATCATCACTCGGTCAGCACAGAGTATCCGCGGCTATGGTTTTGCGGACTCGTCAGCAGGGCAGGCCTGTGAGGGCTGGCTACAAGCTATTCCTACTAGCGCTGCAGCGACATCAGAAACTTCCGCTACTTTAGCCTTACCTAATGGGACAGCAGTAGCGCTGCATGCTCCTATCAAAGCGGTCTGTCTGCAAGCGCAAATCGCTTGTTTGCCGCCGAGCCTAGCCGGGCTAAAAACTTTAAATCGTCTCGATAATGTGCTCGCTAGTGCGGAGTTGCAGCGTATCAAATCGGCTGCGCTTATAAATCCGCCTATAGAAGGGTTGGTCAAAGATATGGGCGGGGATTGGGTCGAGGGCACGATGAGCAATGTGTTTTATCGGTTAAAAGACAGCCAACATCCGCATAAAGGCCATTGGTATACGCCGCCACTCACGCGTTCTGGTGTAACTGGGGTGATGCGCAGTGTCATCATCGATGGCTTCGCGGGTTATGAAAAACCAGTCATCGAGCGTTATCTCACGGATAAAGACCTACCGCATATCACGCAGATGTTCTTTTGCAATGCAGTACGCGGGGTTATGCCAGTCGCACAATTGGCGTTAGACGCTCAGATGGCGTTGGGCTTATTACCCGTCGACTCGGCGAGTTTAAACTCTGTTATTACGTAG
- the aroE gene encoding shikimate dehydrogenase → MTQHFMVIGNPIAHSKSPAIHQIFAASVGLDIRYARQYCPDASDSFTAVVEAFFNGGGVGANVTVPFKQLAYELCHERGGLSAHAAVAGAVNTLLLKDGKPYGDNTDGQGLVNHLQQLGWPLSGAKVAIIGAGGAARGTLLPLLEAGVASITLANRTLSKAEALIQSLRNAHPLIAQAALNTSTVDELEGDFDLIINATSIGLSGDTLPLAPTLRCTYAYDMMYGRELPFLQHFSGLGAETSEGYGMLIGQAALSFTQWTGKPLAVAELMPQLTAMP, encoded by the coding sequence GTGACCCAACATTTTATGGTTATTGGCAACCCTATTGCCCACAGCAAATCTCCCGCCATTCATCAAATTTTTGCCGCTAGCGTCGGGCTAGATATCCGCTATGCGCGCCAATACTGTCCGGATGCTAGTGATAGCTTTACTGCGGTCGTTGAAGCCTTTTTTAATGGCGGTGGGGTCGGTGCTAATGTGACGGTTCCTTTTAAACAACTGGCTTATGAATTATGCCATGAGCGTGGCGGATTGTCCGCGCATGCCGCGGTCGCAGGGGCAGTCAATACGCTGCTGCTAAAGGACGGTAAGCCCTATGGAGACAATACCGACGGTCAAGGACTCGTCAACCATCTCCAGCAGTTAGGGTGGCCATTATCCGGCGCGAAGGTCGCTATTATTGGGGCTGGGGGCGCCGCACGCGGGACTTTATTACCACTGCTAGAAGCGGGCGTGGCCTCTATTACCTTAGCCAACCGTACGCTGAGCAAAGCCGAAGCGTTAATTCAGTCGCTCCGCAATGCTCATCCTTTAATTGCACAAGCCGCGCTTAATACCAGCACTGTCGACGAATTAGAAGGCGACTTTGACCTGATTATTAATGCCACCTCTATTGGTCTGTCTGGGGACACCTTGCCCCTAGCGCCCACACTGCGTTGTACTTACGCTTACGATATGATGTATGGTCGCGAGCTGCCTTTTTTACAGCATTTCTCAGGCTTGGGAGCTGAAACCTCAGAAGGTTATGGCATGTTAATTGGACAAGCGGCTCTCAGCTTTACCCAATGGACGGGCAAACCGCTAGCGGTAGCAGAGCTTATGCCGCAGCTTACCGCAATGCCTTAA
- a CDS encoding FUSC family protein, producing MSQPPIKQLIDDELAHLLTVKASSRPWHLPLLAALAISIPVLIGALTGELAMGIQASLGAMVILNLPTVGSLWQRQRTLLYCALAMSSSFALGLLAQNLPVLRLPVFAVITFSLILGGRYWRLPPPAGLFMVMAAAIALFMPIPLAQIPAKVAVIAAGSSFAWLLALIYNAVLLRVPAQAALAPTEATIKPQPVRDPALIPESLIVTGFVVLALAVGLWLEVSHPYWIPMSCLIVMQGMHLRTMWVKQLHRLLGTMAGVLVAWGLLSLALPPIGVAATIFFMLLWIESMITRHYGLAVMIITPLTIFIAEFGGGHAASLAEPGNMAAQALIEARLLDTALGCFIALLGGLFMHSKLVKRAVVATAAKVS from the coding sequence ATGTCCCAACCACCTATTAAACAACTCATCGATGATGAGCTTGCGCACCTCTTAACCGTCAAGGCCAGCAGTCGTCCCTGGCATCTGCCGTTATTGGCCGCGCTGGCTATCAGTATCCCAGTGTTAATAGGGGCATTGACCGGAGAGTTGGCCATGGGTATCCAAGCTTCGTTAGGGGCAATGGTCATTCTAAATCTACCTACGGTCGGTAGTTTATGGCAGCGGCAACGCACTTTATTGTATTGTGCGCTGGCGATGAGCAGCAGCTTTGCTCTCGGACTATTGGCACAAAACTTACCCGTGCTAAGGCTGCCTGTTTTTGCGGTGATTACCTTTAGCTTAATACTGGGTGGGCGTTATTGGCGCTTGCCGCCCCCTGCCGGATTATTCATGGTTATGGCCGCGGCGATAGCCCTATTTATGCCCATACCCTTAGCGCAGATCCCTGCGAAAGTTGCTGTTATAGCGGCGGGCAGTAGTTTTGCTTGGTTGCTCGCCTTAATTTATAACGCAGTGCTGCTTAGAGTGCCTGCGCAAGCTGCGCTAGCGCCTACAGAGGCCACAATTAAGCCGCAACCTGTCCGTGACCCTGCCTTAATTCCCGAGAGTTTGATTGTCACCGGTTTTGTGGTTTTGGCTTTAGCGGTAGGGCTATGGTTGGAGGTATCGCATCCGTATTGGATACCAATGAGTTGTCTGATTGTCATGCAGGGCATGCATCTGCGCACCATGTGGGTCAAACAGTTGCATCGCTTATTGGGCACTATGGCAGGTGTGTTAGTCGCTTGGGGGCTATTATCATTGGCCTTACCGCCAATTGGGGTGGCAGCAACTATTTTCTTTATGTTGCTTTGGATTGAGAGCATGATTACGCGGCATTACGGTTTGGCCGTGATGATTATTACGCCGCTTACTATTTTCATTGCGGAATTTGGCGGTGGCCATGCCGCCAGTCTAGCAGAACCGGGCAATATGGCGGCCCAAGCTTTGATTGAGGCTCGGCTCTTAGACACCGCTTTAGGCTGCTTTATTGCGCTGCTTGGTGGTTTGTTTATGCACTCAAAGTTGGTAAAGCGTGCGGTTGTCGCTACGGCCGCTAAAGTAAGTTAA
- a CDS encoding acyl-CoA dehydrogenase C-terminal domain-containing protein, protein MLSYKAPVRDIKFLLNDVFNYQEHYKNLDNGANADPETVDMIIQSFADFAENVLAPLYQEADEEGCHFKDGEVTTPKGFKEAYDQFVEGGWQGISYPEEIGGMNLPMSMNLVKSEMMGTANWPWAMYPGLATGCINTILQYGTDEQKALYLPKLVEGAWAGTMCLTEPQCGTDLGQVKTKAEPQEDGTYKLNGTKIFISGGEHDLTENIVHIVLARLPGAPEGTRGISLFIVPKFVPTEDGEVGERNGVTCGSIEHKMGIKSSATCVLNFDGATAYMIGEPNKGLKAMFTFMNTARIGTGIQGLAHTELAFQNALPYAKDRRSMRTLSGTKEPEKVADAIIHHADVRRMLLTMKAFAEGGRSMIYHAARYADKMAQGISQGDDAEFEKWDDKLGFYTPILKGFLTELGIEAAKDGQQIYGGHGYIKEWGMELIARDARIATLYEGTTGVQALDLLGRKVLLQSKGKIIRDYTSSIMKWCGEYALDKDMRKFVWALTKLCAEWNTLTVRIMLMARKDREIISAASNDFLMYSGYVMMGYHWARMAAVAYDKLENGGTESPEFYKAKIQTAEFYFDKILPRTSGHAESMVAPSESMTSMDIENFAFLD, encoded by the coding sequence ATGTTAAGTTATAAAGCCCCCGTACGTGATATCAAATTCCTATTGAATGACGTCTTTAACTACCAAGAGCATTATAAAAACTTGGACAACGGCGCCAATGCTGACCCAGAAACGGTCGACATGATCATTCAGAGCTTTGCTGATTTTGCTGAAAACGTCTTAGCCCCGCTATATCAAGAAGCGGACGAAGAAGGCTGTCACTTCAAAGATGGCGAAGTCACTACCCCTAAAGGCTTTAAAGAAGCTTATGATCAATTTGTAGAAGGCGGCTGGCAGGGCATCTCTTATCCAGAAGAAATCGGTGGTATGAACTTACCGATGTCTATGAACTTAGTTAAGTCTGAGATGATGGGCACTGCGAACTGGCCTTGGGCAATGTACCCCGGCCTAGCTACCGGTTGTATCAACACTATCTTGCAGTACGGTACTGATGAGCAAAAAGCGCTGTACCTTCCCAAGCTGGTTGAAGGCGCGTGGGCAGGCACTATGTGTCTGACTGAGCCTCAGTGTGGTACGGATTTAGGCCAAGTAAAAACCAAAGCTGAACCCCAAGAAGACGGTACTTATAAGCTAAACGGTACTAAAATCTTCATCTCTGGTGGTGAGCACGACCTAACCGAAAACATCGTCCATATCGTACTAGCCCGTCTGCCTGGCGCGCCTGAAGGGACTCGCGGTATCTCGCTATTTATCGTACCTAAATTTGTACCGACTGAAGACGGTGAAGTGGGCGAGCGTAACGGCGTCACTTGTGGCTCTATCGAGCACAAAATGGGCATCAAATCTTCAGCGACTTGTGTCCTAAACTTTGATGGCGCTACTGCTTACATGATCGGCGAGCCTAACAAAGGCCTAAAAGCTATGTTCACCTTTATGAACACAGCGCGTATCGGTACTGGTATCCAAGGTCTAGCACATACTGAATTGGCCTTCCAAAACGCCCTACCTTATGCCAAAGACCGCCGCTCAATGCGTACGCTATCAGGCACCAAAGAGCCTGAAAAAGTAGCGGATGCTATCATCCATCACGCTGACGTTCGTCGTATGCTATTGACCATGAAAGCCTTTGCTGAAGGTGGTCGTTCTATGATTTATCACGCAGCTCGCTATGCGGATAAGATGGCGCAAGGCATCTCTCAAGGTGACGACGCTGAGTTTGAAAAGTGGGATGACAAGCTAGGCTTCTACACGCCAATTCTAAAAGGCTTCTTAACTGAGCTTGGTATCGAAGCGGCTAAAGATGGTCAGCAAATCTACGGTGGCCATGGTTATATCAAAGAGTGGGGCATGGAGCTGATCGCTCGTGATGCTCGTATCGCAACACTTTATGAAGGCACTACTGGGGTACAGGCGCTAGATTTATTAGGCCGTAAAGTATTGCTACAGTCTAAAGGTAAAATCATCCGTGACTATACTTCTAGCATCATGAAATGGTGTGGCGAGTACGCGCTAGATAAAGATATGCGCAAATTTGTTTGGGCATTGACTAAGCTTTGTGCAGAGTGGAACACGCTAACCGTTCGTATCATGTTGATGGCCCGTAAAGACCGTGAAATCATCTCAGCGGCGTCAAACGACTTCTTGATGTACTCAGGCTACGTCATGATGGGCTACCACTGGGCACGTATGGCGGCAGTAGCGTATGACAAGCTAGAGAATGGCGGTACAGAATCTCCAGAATTCTACAAAGCTAAAATCCAAACGGCTGAGTTCTATTTTGACAAGATTTTACCACGCACTTCAGGTCATGCTGAGAGCATGGTAGCGCCAAGCGAGTCTATGACTTCTATGGACATTGAAAACTTTGCTTTCCTAGACTAA
- a CDS encoding 5-carboxymethyl-2-hydroxymuconate Delta-isomerase: MPHLIVQATPNVTIRHPESLLKALNTTLWQSGQFKQPEDIKARMLDVETFLVGMDDDQQERGFVSVELRLMPGRSEAVKNTLAASLLACLQAELSAAISSRVKVQCCVEVLELNTVYHKAMLSADSAE; the protein is encoded by the coding sequence ATGCCGCATCTTATCGTTCAAGCCACGCCCAATGTCACGATTCGCCATCCAGAAAGTTTATTAAAGGCCTTAAATACAACCTTGTGGCAGTCGGGTCAGTTTAAACAACCTGAAGATATTAAAGCCCGGATGTTGGATGTCGAGACTTTTTTGGTCGGTATGGACGATGATCAACAAGAGCGTGGCTTCGTCTCTGTCGAGCTGCGATTAATGCCAGGACGCAGTGAAGCGGTTAAAAATACTTTAGCCGCCAGCCTATTGGCTTGCCTACAGGCTGAGTTAAGTGCGGCTATATCAAGTAGAGTCAAGGTGCAATGCTGTGTGGAAGTGCTGGAGTTAAATACTGTCTATCATAAAGCTATGCTCAGCGCTGATAGTGCCGAGTAA
- the ybaK gene encoding Cys-tRNA(Pro) deacylase, with the protein MTPAINLAKSLGLNYQVHEYSHDSSAASYGEEAADKLGVPPEQVFKTLVVSDEAAKLAVAIVPVCSQLNLKKVAKALGCKKVQMADPKAVERSTGYVLGGVSPLGQKKRLPTVIDASAELSATIYISGGKRGLEIELPAAQLAKTLQAQFADIQETH; encoded by the coding sequence ATGACCCCAGCCATTAACCTAGCCAAGAGCCTTGGCCTTAACTATCAAGTTCACGAGTATAGCCACGATTCCAGCGCTGCTTCTTATGGTGAAGAGGCCGCTGATAAATTGGGTGTGCCCCCTGAGCAGGTGTTTAAAACTTTAGTGGTGAGCGATGAAGCCGCCAAACTTGCCGTCGCTATTGTGCCTGTCTGTAGCCAACTAAACCTTAAAAAAGTAGCGAAAGCACTCGGTTGTAAAAAGGTACAAATGGCGGACCCCAAAGCAGTCGAGCGTAGCACGGGCTATGTGCTCGGTGGCGTTAGCCCCTTGGGACAAAAGAAAAGATTACCGACAGTTATCGATGCGAGCGCAGAGCTGTCAGCGACCATTTATATCAGTGGCGGTAAACGCGGCTTAGAGATTGAGCTCCCAGCTGCCCAACTCGCCAAGACTTTACAGGCGCAGTTTGCCGATATTCAAGAAACCCATTAA
- the plsB gene encoding glycerol-3-phosphate 1-O-acyltransferase PlsB → MLTPNAKAAKSGHPPTGLSHSNHPINRLYRKLSGQALDLAVKPSVFGELPALQADDETLTFYILQDYSRSNSVLIDLQTREHHFPSALQNVEDSKHNINENAAIIFLNHPDGKDGATSPRLARLIDACTQYPELKIRLVPVTILWGRAPEKEDSLFKLLVADNWEDPTITKQLFNIGVMGRDTFVQFHPPQDLQSLVREAHLGAESEDDEAVNTSETTQKTTALVPLAEANRELTLRVNQQLNTYLDKQRASMLGPDLSDKRNLIDKLIYSPALKHACEVEAHEKGITIKEARQVARGYAKEIVNDYSHPIIRVFDRFLTWLWTQLYDGVEVHHFERVRALATDHEIVYVPCHRSHVDYLLLSYVIYKRGLSIPYVAAGNNLDVPVLGPMLRGAVAFYIRRSFRGNALYTAVLREYMHTLITRNTPIEYFIEGGRSRTGRLLPPKMGMLAMTVHSQLRYSNKPVVFIPTYIGYERIMEGGTYIGELKGKPKESESLMGLLKVTRKIERIFGHVHLSFGTPLHMTDFMEKFDVKAESLPAHRTDTPLDANTSAMIDNLGVKIMQHINKAAVVNPVSLLSLVLLSAPKAALDEDICREQIALYQRIATLQPYDADTTVTDMSPQAIIDYGIQLKLIERTPHILGDIIQVADKQAPLLSYFRNNILHVFILLSFLAALVARNGRIERSRLNTIVAQLYPFLQTELFLYYPARTLAETVQKKIDNLIEHGLIVDMGNDMLSVPSINSAHYQQLLVLATPIEQSLERYFMTLALLAQQGSGNLTSEQVVDLCHLLGQRLSVLYADNIPDFFDPALFASFVNALVRLNYLQEDKETKALHFDQRIQAIAHHARYVLSPDVMQILQNVASLKDEEIANAIAKINDKKQRKFGRKR, encoded by the coding sequence ATGTTAACCCCCAATGCTAAGGCGGCCAAATCTGGCCATCCGCCAACGGGACTCTCGCACTCAAACCATCCTATCAATCGACTATACCGCAAATTGTCTGGTCAAGCGCTAGATCTTGCAGTGAAGCCCAGCGTTTTTGGCGAATTGCCAGCGCTGCAAGCGGACGATGAAACGCTAACTTTTTATATCTTACAAGATTACTCACGCTCCAACAGTGTCTTAATCGACCTACAAACGCGCGAACATCACTTTCCTTCTGCTCTGCAGAACGTAGAAGACAGCAAGCACAACATTAATGAAAACGCGGCGATCATTTTCTTAAACCATCCCGATGGTAAAGACGGGGCTACCTCGCCAAGGCTTGCGCGCTTAATAGACGCTTGCACCCAGTATCCAGAGCTTAAGATTCGTTTAGTGCCGGTCACTATTCTGTGGGGCCGTGCGCCTGAAAAAGAAGACTCGTTATTTAAATTGCTAGTAGCGGATAACTGGGAAGACCCCACGATTACCAAGCAGTTATTCAATATCGGGGTGATGGGCCGCGATACTTTCGTCCAGTTTCACCCGCCACAAGACTTACAAAGCTTGGTTCGTGAGGCGCATCTGGGAGCAGAATCAGAGGACGATGAAGCAGTAAACACCTCTGAGACTACACAAAAAACGACCGCGCTAGTACCATTAGCCGAAGCCAACCGCGAGTTGACCTTGCGAGTAAACCAACAGTTAAATACCTATCTGGATAAACAGCGCGCCAGTATGCTGGGACCCGATTTATCCGATAAACGCAATTTAATTGATAAGCTTATTTACTCGCCAGCGCTCAAACATGCGTGTGAAGTCGAAGCCCATGAAAAAGGCATTACTATTAAAGAGGCGCGTCAAGTCGCCCGCGGTTATGCTAAAGAAATCGTCAATGACTACTCGCACCCTATTATTCGAGTGTTCGACCGCTTTTTAACCTGGCTGTGGACGCAGCTATATGACGGCGTAGAGGTGCATCACTTTGAGCGCGTTCGTGCGCTAGCGACTGACCATGAAATCGTCTATGTCCCTTGCCATCGTAGCCATGTCGACTATCTACTGCTGTCCTATGTTATCTATAAACGTGGCCTAAGTATTCCTTATGTGGCGGCAGGTAATAACTTAGATGTGCCGGTATTGGGTCCGATGTTGCGCGGTGCCGTTGCTTTCTATATTCGTCGTAGCTTTAGAGGCAACGCCCTATACACAGCGGTATTGCGCGAATACATGCATACCTTGATTACTCGCAACACCCCTATCGAATACTTTATCGAAGGCGGTCGCTCACGGACCGGTCGCTTACTGCCACCGAAGATGGGTATGCTAGCGATGACCGTGCACAGCCAACTGCGTTATAGCAATAAACCGGTGGTATTTATTCCGACCTATATCGGTTATGAGCGCATTATGGAAGGCGGCACTTATATTGGTGAGCTTAAAGGCAAGCCAAAAGAGTCCGAGTCTTTAATGGGGCTATTAAAGGTTACTCGTAAAATTGAGCGTATCTTTGGTCACGTCCATTTAAGTTTCGGTACGCCGCTGCATATGACCGATTTTATGGAGAAGTTTGATGTGAAGGCGGAGAGTTTACCTGCGCATCGTACGGACACGCCATTGGACGCCAATACTTCAGCGATGATTGATAACTTGGGTGTGAAAATCATGCAGCACATTAATAAAGCTGCTGTGGTTAACCCCGTTTCACTATTGTCATTAGTGTTGTTGTCGGCACCGAAAGCCGCGTTAGATGAAGACATTTGCCGCGAGCAAATAGCGCTTTATCAACGTATTGCGACCCTACAGCCTTATGATGCGGACACTACCGTCACCGATATGTCGCCGCAAGCGATTATCGATTATGGCATCCAATTGAAGTTGATAGAGCGTACTCCGCATATCTTGGGAGATATTATCCAAGTGGCAGACAAACAAGCGCCGCTATTAAGTTACTTCCGTAATAATATTTTGCATGTGTTTATTTTACTGTCGTTCTTAGCCGCTTTAGTGGCTCGCAATGGCCGTATCGAGCGCAGCCGTTTGAATACTATTGTCGCCCAGCTATACCCGTTCTTACAGACCGAGCTGTTCTTATATTACCCTGCGCGCACCTTAGCGGAAACGGTGCAGAAGAAAATAGATAACCTGATCGAGCACGGTCTCATAGTCGATATGGGCAATGATATGTTGAGCGTCCCCTCGATTAATAGCGCGCATTATCAGCAGTTACTAGTCCTCGCAACCCCGATTGAGCAAAGTCTCGAGCGTTACTTTATGACGCTAGCCCTGCTTGCTCAACAAGGCTCAGGCAATCTAACTTCTGAGCAGGTTGTGGATCTCTGCCATTTATTAGGTCAACGTCTATCGGTGCTGTATGCTGATAATATCCCTGACTTCTTTGACCCAGCCTTGTTTGCTAGCTTTGTAAATGCGTTGGTGCGTCTCAATTATCTGCAAGAAGATAAAGAGACTAAGGCGCTGCATTTTGATCAGCGTATCCAAGCGATTGCGCATCATGCCCGCTATGTCTTGAGCCCCGATGTCATGCAAATTCTACAAAACGTCGCGAGTCTTAAAGACGAAGAGATTGCTAACGCTATTGCTAAGATTAACGATAAAAAACAACGTAAATTTGGTCGTAAGCGCTAA
- the ettA gene encoding energy-dependent translational throttle protein EttA: MAQYIYTMNNVSKLVHPKREILKNINLSFFPGAKIGVLGINGSGKSTLLRIMAGVDTDYSGEARAQTGTKIGYLPQEPQLDESKDVRGNVEDGMREALDALARLDEIYAEYAAPDADFDKLAEEQGKMEDIIQTWDAHNLNTQLEKAADALRLPPWDADVSKLSGGEKRRVALCRLLLSRPDMLLLDEPTNHLDAESVAWLEQFLQNYSGTIVAITHDRYFLDNVAQWILELDRGHGYPYEGNYTEWLEQKNKRLEEQNKQEESFAKALKKELEWVRKNQKGQQAKSKSRVQRFEELNSKEFQQRNETSEIYIPPGPRLGNKVVEVNNISKSFGDRLLYENLSFTVPPAAIVGIIGPNGAGKTTLFNMMTGKDTPDTGTVELGESVSVAYVGQVRDNLDDNKTVWEEVSDGLDMITVGDYQTPSRAYIGRFNFKGQDQQKRVGSLSGGERNRLQLAKTLKQGSNVILLDEPSNDLDVETLRALEDAIQVFPGTVLVVSHDRWFLDRIATHILAFEPEGPVWYDGNYTEYEAYRKKTMGAEAGPKRMKYKKITS, encoded by the coding sequence ATGGCACAATATATCTATACGATGAACAACGTGTCTAAACTTGTTCATCCTAAGCGTGAAATTCTTAAAAACATCAACCTATCGTTTTTCCCTGGAGCCAAAATTGGGGTACTCGGTATCAACGGTTCGGGTAAGTCAACTTTGCTGCGCATCATGGCCGGCGTGGACACCGATTATAGTGGCGAGGCGCGTGCGCAGACCGGGACTAAAATTGGTTATTTGCCGCAGGAACCGCAGTTAGATGAGAGTAAAGACGTCCGTGGTAACGTCGAAGATGGTATGCGTGAAGCGCTCGACGCTTTAGCACGTCTAGACGAAATCTACGCGGAATATGCGGCGCCTGATGCGGACTTTGATAAGTTGGCGGAAGAGCAAGGAAAGATGGAAGACATCATCCAAACTTGGGATGCGCATAACTTAAACACTCAGCTTGAAAAAGCGGCGGATGCCCTGCGTCTGCCACCTTGGGATGCGGATGTTAGCAAGTTATCTGGTGGTGAAAAACGTCGTGTGGCTTTATGTCGCCTATTGTTATCACGCCCTGACATGTTATTGCTCGATGAACCAACCAACCATTTAGACGCCGAATCGGTTGCGTGGCTAGAGCAGTTCTTACAGAATTACAGCGGTACCATCGTAGCGATTACGCATGACCGTTATTTCTTAGATAACGTGGCCCAGTGGATCCTTGAGCTAGACCGTGGCCATGGCTATCCTTATGAAGGCAACTATACCGAGTGGCTTGAGCAGAAAAACAAGCGTCTAGAAGAGCAGAATAAGCAGGAAGAGTCGTTTGCTAAAGCTTTGAAGAAAGAACTTGAGTGGGTGCGTAAAAACCAAAAAGGTCAGCAAGCGAAGTCTAAATCGCGTGTGCAGCGTTTTGAAGAGTTGAACTCAAAAGAATTCCAACAGCGTAATGAGACTTCAGAAATCTATATTCCACCTGGTCCACGTCTAGGTAATAAGGTGGTTGAGGTCAATAACATCTCCAAGTCATTTGGCGATCGTTTGTTGTATGAAAACTTGAGCTTCACTGTACCACCAGCGGCTATCGTCGGTATCATTGGTCCTAACGGTGCGGGTAAAACCACGCTATTCAACATGATGACCGGTAAAGATACGCCAGATACGGGTACGGTTGAGTTGGGCGAGAGCGTGAGCGTGGCTTACGTCGGTCAGGTTCGTGATAACTTAGACGATAATAAAACCGTCTGGGAAGAAGTTTCTGATGGCTTAGATATGATTACGGTTGGCGATTATCAAACGCCAAGCCGTGCCTATATCGGTCGCTTTAACTTCAAAGGCCAAGACCAGCAGAAACGTGTCGGCAGCCTATCCGGTGGTGAGCGTAACCGTCTGCAATTGGCGAAAACGCTAAAGCAGGGTTCTAACGTTATCTTACTGGATGAGCCATCAAACGATTTGGACGTCGAAACCTTACGTGCCCTAGAGGATGCGATTCAAGTCTTCCCAGGTACCGTATTGGTGGTCTCGCATGATCGCTGGTTCCTAGATCGTATTGCCACGCATATCTTGGCGTTTGAGCCAGAAGGTCCGGTTTGGTACGACGGTAACTATACTGAATACGAAGCCTATCGCAAAAAGACTATGGGCGCAGAAGCCGGTCCTAAACGTATGAAGTATAAGAAAATTACCAGCTAG